The DNA segment CAGCCAAGGTCTCTGTCATCGCTTCAGGGCTGTTCGGCTCCATCTCCGGCAGCGCCATCGCGAATACCGTCTCCACTGGCGCCTTTACCATTCCGATGATGAAAAAGGCCGGGTTCAGACCCCATGTGGCGGGCGGCATCGAACCGGCCGCCTCCATCGGCGGCATGTTCATGCCACCGATCATGGGAGCCGGTGGTTTTATCATGGCGGAACTCACCGGCGTACCCTATTCCACCATCATGCTGGTGGCGATCTTCCCGGCCCTGATGTACTTCTTCAGTGTCTTCGTCATGGTCCACTATGAAGCCAAACGCTTCAATATCGTAGGTGAGAAGTCGAAAGAGAGCGCCAAGGAGATTCTCAAGAAGGAGTGGTTCTACGTCCTGCCGTTGGTGATTATCACCATCTTCATGCTGCTCGGTTACTCACCCGGCTACTCGGCCATCCTGGGCGTCGTTTCCTGCATCGTCGTCAGCTGGTTCCGCAAGGATACCCGCATCGACCTGAAAGGCTTCCTGGTTGCCTCACGCGCCGGCGCGGAATCGAGTCTGAAGATCGGCGCCACGGTCGGCGTGATCGGTATTATCATTGGCGTACTGACCTACAGCGGCCTGGTGCTGACCTTTGCCGATATCGTCATCGAACTCGCCGATGGCAAACTCTGGCTGACCATCCTGTTGATCGCCCTCGCCTCGCTGATTCTCGGCATGGGCGTCCCGGTCACCGCCGCCTACCTTATCACTGCGGTGGTGGCGGTACCCGCACTCACAGAATTGGGGGTCAATCCCATCGCCGCCCATATGATCGTCTACTGGCTGTCACAGGACTCCAACATCACGCCGCCAGTCTGTATCGCCGCCTTTGCCGGTGCCACCATTGCCAAGGCAAACATGTGGAAGACCGCTTTCACATCGTTTAAATTCGCCAAGTTTCTCTACCTTGGCCCCTTCCTGTTCGGCTATGTGCCCGGTTTTTCGTTGGACGGCTCAGTCAGGGATATCGCAGTCACCTTCATACTGATCCTCATCGGCACCTACGGCTACGCCTGGTTGCTCAGTGGTATCTGGCTGGACTGGTTCAAAAAATCACCGGTAAAGACCTGAAATAAAGAGATCCGAATATGCCACACAGAAAACTCCCCCGGATCGGCTACAACAAGATCCTCTATGTCACCGATCTATCCGAAGAGGGTCGCCTGGCCTTTCCCCATGCCGCCAGCCTGGCCAATATCTACGCCGCAGAACTGACCGTGTTTCATGTGGTGGAATCCCGCGAGTTCGAAAAGTTTCTCGAAGGCTACTTTAATGAGGAGCTGTGGAACGAGATCAGGAACCGCAATGTGGAAGAGGCGAGAGAGATCCTGGTCAAGCGCAAACGGGGTGATGCCTCCATCAAGGACGATGTCCAGCAGTTCTGCGAAGACACCATGGAGAACGACGAAAATGAATCCTACGTCACCTACGATGTGATCGTGGATATAGGCGAGCCAGGCGACAGAATCGTGGAGAAGGCACACTCCGGCGGCTACGACCTGGTGGTTATCGGCAAGCGCGGCCGTGGCATATTACGCGGCGGCCTGATGGGGGACACCGCGCGCCGAGTAATTCGCCACTCCAAGGTGCCGGTGATGGTGATACCTATTGAGGAATGAACTGGATCAGCCATCAGACGTCTACTTGTCAGCGCGAATCACTCAATTCACGACTCACCGCAACATCGATGTAGTTGGAAGTAGTATGGGGGCAATCGATCGGCTAGAATTGCTTGTTTCAACCCCATCCTAGTCACGAGGAATCCCAACGTGTTTCGCGAACAACTGAAAGTCCTTGACTGCACCATTCGAGACGGCGGTCTTATCAACAACTACCATTTTACCGATAATTTCGTAAAGGCGGTCTATCGCGCAGCCTGTGATTCCGGTGTGGATATTATCGAACTGGGTAAGAAACTCGCCGTCAGCGAGGAGTACAGTCACGATAAATTCGGCAAGTGGAACTTCTGTGACGACGATGACCTGAAAATGATCATCGACTCCCATGAATGTGAAAATCCCCCCCTGGTGGCTGTGATGTTCGATATCGGCCGGGTCGATTTCAGTAGCTTGAAACCCAGGGACCAAAGCCCCTTCGACATGGCACGCGTGGCCTGCTATGTACCCGACATCGACAAGGGGCTGGATCTGGTCAAGCGCTCAAAGGATATGGGGTATGAGACCACCGTCAATATCATGGCCTGCTCTGCCGCCATTCGTAGCGAATTGATCGAAGCCCTCAACCAGGTTGAAGAGACACCGGAACTCGACTACCTCTACCTGGTCGACAGCTACGGTGCCTTCTATTCGGAACAGGTGACCGACTACCTCAATCTGTATAAAAAATATGCCCCGAGCAAGGAGCTGGGCTTTCACGCCCACAACAATCAGCAACTCGCTTTTTCCAACACCCAACAGGCCATTATCGACGGTGTCAATCTTCTCGATGCGACCATCAATGGCATCGGCCGCGGGGCCGGCAATTGCAACCTGGAGTTGCTGCTCAATTTCCTGAAGAATCCCAAGTTCGATGTGGAACCGATCTACAAGGCGATCCAGGAGGAGTTCGTACCTCTGCGCAACGAGATCGAATGGGGATTCAACGATATCTATGGCATCAGCGGCCATCTCAATCAACACCCCCGCGCCGCCATGAGACGACGCGCCGACAAGGAAAACTGCGATCGCTGCTACGATTTTCTGATCGAGCAGAGCCGCTTGGACGAAGGCATCATATCCTGATTGTCGTCGCCATCCACACAAACATCCCCGATATCTGTCGGGGAGTGCATAACACCTCGACCAACTTGGCGCAAACCTACGCGTACCTCTGATCGATAATCCAACTCATAAAATCCTTTCGCGCTTCATGATCTGCCTTGATCCACCGATAGCGTAACTTCTCAGCCGCACCATCGACTGACTGGGCGTGACCAACTGCATCCCTTTTCTTTCCAATAGTGCTGTATATATGCGCAGGCTATCGAGCAGGTTGGCGGCAAATCATTTGACTGCCGCCAACCGCAATTTCCAGATATAACCGGTCCCGCATGATGCTCAGGGTTAAAATGAGTATTTGGCGTCACCACCGAAGATATCACTCAGGTCGTATGCCGATGCACTTAACGGCAGCATAAGAAAAACGATAAAAAAACCGGTTCCCGGCAGTTTTTCACTCATATCAGACATGACTTGATCCTCCTCTTTACGTGGATAAGAGCTATCTAAATATGCGTGTTGTATTACGGCTAAAAAGAGAGACGATTTTCTTATCGGTTATGATGTTCAGAGATGCGCTGACTCTACCCCTATCTACGCCTGTCCAGGCACTTTAGATTCAGCCAGGCATTCACTTATCCATATGGTCGGGGTGCAATCAAGATCAACGACTATTTCCATGAACAATCTGAGGTTAAACAGGGCTTGATCACATGTCATTGCCATGCCATTACATTTATGCTGAGATAGAAATCTTTAATAATAGGCGGACCATGATCTGCACCCTCGCGCTGAACGGCATGCACCGGTCAACATCAGTTTCTCAGGCGTACTGGTAACTATCGCTGCACTCGAGCATTGCGGGTCTAGTGATCCTGCACAGATAACAAATAAACAACCATAAAGAGGAGACAAGCGATGGGACGTGTAGCATTAGTGACTGGAGGTACCCGCGGCATTGGCGAAGCCATCTGTGTAGCACTCAAGGATGCGGGTTACACGGTTTGCGCTAACTATGGCGGCAATGAAGAGGCAGCAAAGGCGTTCACGGAACGCACCGGCATAGCGGCCTACAAGTTCGACGTCAGTGATTTTGATTCGGTTGAGGCAGGCATTGCAAAGATCGAAACAGAGATCGGTCCCGTTGATATCTTGGTCAACAATGCCGGCATCACCCGCGACGGCACCATGCATAAGATGAACTTTGATAAGTGGGACAAGGTCATCCAGACCAACCTGGCCTCCTGTTTCAATACCTGCCATGCGGTGATCAACGGCATGCGTGAGCGGGGCTTCGGACGCATCGTCAATGTTGGCTCAGTGAATGGCCAGGCGGGGCAATACGGTCAGGTCAACTATGCCGCGGCGAAATCGGGCATCCATGGTTTCACCAAGGCCCTGGCCCTTGAGGGCGCCACCAAAGGCATTACCGTGAATGCCGTGGCACCGGGTTATGTGGCGACCGACATGGTGCGCGCCGTACCGGAGGATATCCTGGCGAAAATCATCAAGACGATTCCTGTTGGCCGCCTGGGAGAGCCGGAGGATATTGCCCGTTCCGTACTCTTCCTGGTTGCAGACGACGCAAGCTTCATCACCGGTTCGACCCTATCGGTCAACGGCGGGCAACATATGTACTGAGTAGTTTCTGCGAATGGACGTCAATCACCACAGATGAAACGCAAATTAGTTTAAAGATACTGAACAGTCGGTAAGCGTGTTGCCATTTAAGTGTGTAGGGTGCGGCTTGCCGCACCATTCTTCCGCAACGCTACTGCTCAGAGAGTTCCTTCTCCAATTGCTGGCCGAGCTGCTTGGGGGATCCAGTGTGCTTGGCCAGTATATGGTAGGCGACAGGCACGATATAGAGGGTAAACAGGGTGGCGGCAATGACACCTGAGAGAATCACCGTACCTATGACAGTGCGTGTCTCCGAGCCCGCACCGGAGGAGAGCAGCAGGGGAAGCGAACCGGCGGCCGTGGTGATGCCGGTCATTACAATGGGACGAAAACGCACATGGGCCGCTTCCAGCAAGGCATCGCCGAACGCCTTACCCGCATCCCTCAACTGATTGGCGAATTCAACGATAAGGATACCGTTTTTGGCGGCCAAGCCTACCAGCATGATCAATCCGATCTGGCTGTAGATGTTGAGGGTCTGGTCGGTCATATAGAGACCCAGCAAGGCCCCCGCCATGGCCAATGGCACGGTCAACATGATAACCAGGGGGTGCAGCCAACTCTCGAACTGTGCCGCCAATACGAGATAGACCACCACTACGCCGAGGATCAGCACAAACACAACGGAGCTGCCCGCGGTCTTGTAGTCCCGGGACTGGCCCTTGTAGTCGATGACGGCATGCGCCGGAAGGTGTTCACGGACCAATCCCTCGAGATATTTCAGGGCCGCTCCCAGGGCCAGACCCTGTTCCAGGTTGGCCTCGATAGTCAGAGAGCGCACCCGATTATAGCGGTTCAGGCTGATCGAATCGGCGACCTCCCGCAGGGTCACCAGATTTGACAGCTGCACCAGATGCCCACTGGTTGTGGAGCGAACATAGAGATGATTCAGATCTGTGGGTGTGCGTTGATCGCTGCGCTCACCTTCAAGAATGACATCGTACTCCTCACCCTGTTCGATATAGGTCGTTACCTTGCGTGAACCGAACATGGTCTCGAGGGTACGACCGATCGTTTCCACGGTGACGCCCAGTTCGGCCGCTCGATCATAGTCGATCTCCACCTTCAGCTGCGGCTTGGTCTCCTTGTAGTCCCAGTTGATCCCCAGCAAACCGGGATTGTCGCTCTCTATCTCCTGCAGCAACCTGTCCCGCCACTGTGCCAACTCGTCGTAGGTACCACCACCGATGACGAATTGGATCGGTTTCTGAATGCGTCGGCCAAATCCCTGGCGCATTACCGGAAACGCCTTCACACCGGGAAGGTCGGATAGGTTCTTACGCAGCTCTTTCATGATCGTCCAGGCGCTACGGCGGGAGTTCCAATCGTTCAAGACATTGATGACGATACCGCCGTTGAAGATAGCAAAGTTACTGAAGCGCCGGGGTGCCCGAACCAACAGGCGGGTGATTTCACCGGACTCCACGTAGGGCATCATGCGGCGCTCGATCTCATCCATGTAATCCTTCATATATTCATAGGAGGCGCCCTCTGGACCGTTGACGATCAGGTAGAAGGCACCCCGGTCCTCTTTCGGGGCATACTCATCCGGTATCTGCTGCAAAAGCCAGTAAGCCATGGCGACGATGCCGGCAAACAGTAACAGCATCAGCCAGGCATGGCGCATTGCCACATGCAGGGTCTTGATATAGAGATCCCGGATGCGCCCAAACAGCCTGTCTACCCAGCGACTCAGACTCACCCTGCCAACCTTGCCCGAAGGCAGGATCTGGGAAGCCAGCATCGGAGAGAGGGTCAGGGCCACCAGACTGGAGAAGCCAACCGCGGCGGCCATGGTCAAGGCAAATTCGGCGAAGAGCCTGCCGATATCTCCACCTAGAAAGGCGATGGGAGTGAATACCGAGACCAACACCACGGTGGTGGAGATCACTGCAAATGCAACCTGCCTGGCACCACGGAAGGCCGCCACCAGGCGCGTCTCACCATACTCCTCCATGCGTCGATGGATATTCTCCAGCATCACGATGGCATCATCCACCACCAGGCCAATCGCCAACACCAGGGCCAGCAGGGTCAATATATTGATGGTGAAACCGAGTATCAACAACACTAGAAATGTGGCGATAAGGGAGACCGGCACCGCCACCGCCGGCACGATCATGGCACGCACGCTGCCGAGAAAGAGGAAGATCACCGTCACCACCAGGAGGATGGCGATAAACAGGGTTTTGTAGACCTCGCTGATGGCATTCTCGATGAATACTGAGCTGTCGAAGCTCTGCTTTATCTCCATGCCTTGCGGCAGGGTGGCATTGATCCGCAGCCTCTCCTCTTTTGCCGCCTGGGCCACAGCCAGGGTATTGGCGGTCGACTGCTTGACAATGCCAATACCGACCATGGGCACGCCATTGCCGCGAAAGAAGGTACGCGTCTCATTGGCCCCTTTTTCCACCCTGGCCACCTCACCCAGCCGCACCAGGTAGCCATCATCGCCCCGGGCGATAACCAGCCTGGCAAAGTCGTCCGCGGTGTGGAAGGTACGGTCGACACGCACCGTGAAGGCCCGGTCCACCGAATCGATGCTGCCTGCGGGCAGTTCCAGGTTACCCGCACGCAGGGCCTGCTCCACATCGGTGACGGTCAAACCCCGTGCCGCGAGGGTCTGTCGGTCGATCCAGATTCGCATGGCAAAGGTCTGGCCGCCTCCCACCCGCACCCGGGCCACCCCATCCAGTACCGAGAAGCGATCCACCAGATAACGCCGCGCATAGTCGGACAGCTCTGGCACAGTCATCCGGTCGCTGACCAGATTCAGCCACATGATGACGTCCTCATTGCTGTCCACCTTTTGGATCTCCGGTGGTTCAGCCTCCAGCGGCAGGTTATCCAATATGGCGGAAACACGATCACGCACATCATTGGCGGCACCATCGATATCCCGCTTCACATCAAACTCGATGGTCACCACCGAGCGTCCATCCTCGCTCACCGATGAGATAAAACGTATCCCTTCGACACCGGAAACACGATCCTCGATCAGTTGGGTGATACGAGTCTCCACCACATTCGCTGCTGCACCTGGATAGAGGGTCTCAACGGAGACGATCGGTGAATCGATATTGGGGTATTCGCGCAACGGCAACTGATCAAAGGCGACCAAACCGAAGGCAATCAGTAACAGGGAGAGGACCGAGGCGAAGACCGGCCGTCTGACAGAGATGTCAGATAGGATCATGGCCCACCCTTGGTGGCCTTGACCAGGGGCTTGAGCAAGGCATCGATGGCGATCTTGCCTTTCTGAACGCCTTTGATACGCACCTTGCCATCGTGCTTCGCCTTATCCGTTCCATGGGTGATGACCCGCTCCCCCATCTGCAGCCCATCCACCACCTCCACCTCGCCAGGCCGACGCGATCCGATGGTGATTTTCCGTTTCGCCACCCGATTCTCACCACCCTCAACCACGAACACAAACTGATCATTGCCCTTAGGCATCAGCGCTGCCTCCGGTATAACCAGGGTTCGTCGGGGATTGTGCAACAACTCGACGGTCATCAGCATACCCGGCTTCAACAACCGCTCCGGATTGGCAATCATGGCACGCACCAGGACTGAACGATTGACCGGATCGACACGACTGTCCACGACCTTCACTTCACCATTGAAGATTCGATCCTGGTAGGAACGGCTGCGGGCGCGAATCAGCAGACCCGGTTGCAGATCGGCAAGATAGACGGAGGGCACCGCAAATTCCAGCTTCATGCTCGCGTCATCGTCCAATGTAGTGATCGTGTCACCGGTCTCCACCAAGGCACCGACACTGATGTTGCGCAGTCCTACGACACCTGAAAAGGGTGCGTTAATGAGCCGATCCGCAAGCCTAGACTGGATAGCCGCCAGGCGGGCACGCGCGGTATCCACTTCACGTCGCCTCAGGTCGAGCAGAGACTGAGCCTCTATGCCCTTGGACTCGAGTCGACTGACCCGATTAAATTGACGCTTGGCCTCATTCAGGTTGGCTTGGGCCTCCTGCAACAGGGCATGCTCCTCGCGATTGGTCATCTCCACCAGCACCTGACCTGCTTTGACCCGTTGGCCGTCATCAAAATGGATCGCGGTTACCGTTTCCGTGACATTCACGGTCAATTCAACCGACTCATTCGCTTTAAGCGTACCCAAGGCCTCGATACGTTCAACAAACTCATCCTCGATGACTTCTGCAACAATAACCAGGGGCCCAGGCTTCTCCGCAGACCAACCGAGCGTGGAGATGGACAATAACAGCAGCATACATAGCCAGGCGTATTTCGGATTCGGTTTCAGTTTGCGGTTTGCCGGCGCGACAGGTCGGTGTCTATTCACTATATCCCTCGGCGGGAGCGGGTTATGGGTAATGAGATCACAAGCATTTTGAATCTGATGTTGCTGATCGAGTTCCATGACACTACACATTAATCGGATTGTTCCGGTGAATTGGATTCCTTGATTAGGATATAGTGATAGTCGTCCATGGAGTAGCATAATATGCGTTTCGCAACATCACTGCTTTCAGAATCAATATAACCCGCTCCCTGTTGGGTATCGAACCCAGGCCAAATGTTCCATTGAAACCCATCGTTTATTGAGCAAAAAAGCCGCCAGCCCTCACTCCATACGAGGATTTGCATACCGGATTTGAGCAATAGACGATTCTTCAGTCAATTGCCCCAGATCATTCAGATATACAATTCTCAGGGTATGCTAATGCCCATAGTTTATGTGCGGGCTTTATATGGCACAATCTGATTTTATTACTCTGATGACATAGAATTCGAACGATGACGACCGGATGGCTAGTATTCACAGACCTTGATGGCACGCTGCTGGATCACAATAGTTACGATCATCGAGATGCAGTTCCCGCACTGCGTAAGTTGAGAGAGCGACAAATTCCAGTCATCCTCGTTTCCAGCAAAACCCAGGCTGAACTTGCTGTTTTGATACAAAAACTTGGACTCGAAGGGCCGATGATCGGCGAGAATGGGTCTGTCATCATCTATCCCGGCGAACCCCCGCAGATCGCTCCTCCGGGCTATCTGCAAATCCGGGACTATCTAGTCGACTCTCGCACAAATCCCAACTACGGAACCCTGGGATTTGGCGACATGACCGTGGAAGAGGTCATGGAAGCTACCGGTCTGGAACACGATATGGCAAAGCTTGCCATGCACAGACTCGGCTCGGAGGCATTTTTCTGGCAAGGTAGCGAGGCCGATCTGAAGCAGTTCCGGCAGGACATCGCCCACATAGGTTTACGACTCCTAAAAGGCGGCCGCTTCTACCACCTGCTGGGTGACACCGACAAAGGCAAGGCAGTAAAATATGTGACCAGACATCTGAAGAAAAAAGGACAGGCAGTCACCAAAACCATCGGCCTTGGTGATAGTGACAACGATCGGGAGATGCTGCTCGCAGTCGATATTCCGATCATTGTCCGCAAGCATGATGGTACTCATATCATTCTTGAACAACGACCTGATGCCATAATCACCGATCTGCCCGGCCCTGCGGGTTGGAATCAGGCCATTCAAAATCTATTACAACAATCTGAGACCTGAGCATGGCTGATTTCTTTCAAAACGGCGGCATCACCACCCTGCATCGACTGACTGACCGCCCGCTCGAAGAGATGGAGCAGGAACTCGCCGAATATGTACAGAAACGCCCCATCGGCCTGATCCTGCCCAGTCTCTACTCCGAACTCTCAGGCCCTGCACTCTCCATGATTCTGGATGAGCTGCAGCATGCGGAATATATCTCGCACATCATCATCGGGTTGGACCGGGCGGATGAAGCGGAATTTCGCCATGCCCAGGACTTTTTTTCCAGATTACCGCAACGGACCCATCTGCTATGGCAGGATGGACCACGCCTGCGCGGCCTTGACGATGAACTGCGTGAGCGGGACCTCTCTCCACCGGAACCGGGCAAGGGTCGCAATGTCTGGTTTTGCCTGGGTTACGCCCTGGCCATAGAGGAACTTACCGCGGTCGGTCTGCACGACTGCGACATTGTCACCTACCAGCGGGATCTGCCCGCCAGACTCTTCTACCCTTTGGTCCATCCCAACTCCAGTTTCGAATATGCCAAGGGCTACTATGCGCGGGTCAACCTGAACAAGCTCGGCGGCAGGGTCACGCGACTGTTCGTCACCCCGCTGATCCGGGCGTTGCGCATGATGGTGGGTCCCCTGGAGTACCTGGACTTCATGGACAGCTTCCGCTATCCATTGTCGGGGGAATTCGCCATGAGCATGGACCTGGCATCCCAGGTGCGCATTCCGAGCGATTGGGGGCTCGAGGTGGGTCTGCTGTCCGAAGTCTATCGCAACATATCCAGACATCAGATCTGCCAGGTAGACATCGCGGACCAGTATGATCACAAACACCAGGATCTATCAGCGGAGGACCGTGATGGAGGCCTGGCGAAGATGAGCCGTGATATCGCCAAATCCTTCTATCGCAAAATGGCGACAGAGGGCATCCAGATGAACCAGGCCTTCTTTCGCAGCCTAAAGGCGGCCTATCTGCGCAAGGCCCTGGACATGGTGGAGATGTATTATCACGACGCAACCATCAACAACCTCAAATTTAATCGCCATGCCGAAGAGGAGGCGATTGAGGTATTTCAACAGAGCATTGTCGAAGCCGGCCAGGCCTTTCTCGACAATCCCCTGGAGGCCCCGTTTATCGCCAATTGGAAACGCATCCTCTCCGCAATGCCCGATTTCAACGATCGACTCTACCAGGCCGTGGAGGCGGATAGCCAGAACTGATCCGGAACCGCCACCTGCTTGGATAGCGGGGTGCCTAATCAAACTCAGCCGCTATTTACCGGCTTCCTGGAGTTTTGAGTGAATGAGTTCGCTTCGCTCACAACTATTTATGAAACAGACATCTAAATATGGCGCGGTCAATCGCAAAGCACCCGCCTTTACAACTCAAAACTCAAAACTAATAACTAAAAACTCTTCAGCTGTAGCAGCCACACCACCTGGTAGGGTCTTAGCCGCAACCCATCCTCATCCAAATCCGGGACATTCTGCTGTAAGGCGTCATGCCATCTGGTTGTTCGATCATCCAGCCGGGGCAAAGTGATAACAACAGTATCGGCAGTCAAGTTGTGGATAGCCAGCACTCGCTCACGGCCATCCAGACTGCACCGCTCCAAGCCGAATACACCGTCCCGCAGATCCAATACCTGTTGCGAGGCATCCGGGTGGAAGGATTTAATCCCCCTGCGCAAGCGCAAACGCCGGATATACTCGGGAAACACCCGCCCGGTATCCGTAAGCGGATTGTCGGCGAGTCTTTCAAGCTCAGCACCGTCCCACTTGCGACGATTGATGGCTCGGGTCATACCCGTTCTTTCGACCCCCACTGGGTCGTTTGCCGTGGCGGCCAGTGCATTGATATAGACTGCCGGTATCCCTCGCATAGCGAGCGGGATGGTCTGGGAGAGCATAAAACGCGCTATGTGCCAGGGATCATCAGGTCTATCGGCGCAACGAAAGGCATCGAAATAGCTGATATTCAATTCATAGGGCCGATCAGCACCCTCGGTAGTGGCGCGCATCGACACATAACCACCCAGTTTTCGCATATCATCCAACAGTTGATTGACCTCCTCATCAGGCACCAAACCCTCCAACGGGCGTAGACCGACACCGTCATGCGATGCGGTAAAATTGAGATAGGTACAGGCATCGGGCAGGGCCTCATTCTCCAGTGACCGGGCCCACGGCGTCAGGTATTGCGTTGTCTGTTGATGGATGGCGTGCAGAATCAATGGTGGAAGACTGAACTGATAGACCATATTGGCCTCGTCACCCTTGCCGAAATAGCTGATATTCTCCGCGTGCGGCACATTGGTCTCAGTCAACAGGATCGTGCCAGGCTCGAGCAATTCCACCAAGCTACGAAACAGCTTTACCACCTCATGGGTCTGCGGCAGATGGATACAGCTGGTGCCTATCTGCTTCCAGACAAAGGCCACCGCATCCAAGCGAATTGCCCTGGCGCCACGCCGAATGTAGTCAAGCATAATATCGATGATCTCGAACAACACATCGGGATTGGCGAAATTCAGATCGATCTGGTCATTACTGAAGGTTGCCCAGACATGTTTGATACCCTCCGGGGTGCGTACCAGACTCAGCAGTGGGGAGCTGCGGGGACGCACCACCATTGAGAGATTCTCGTTGGGATCGACCTCCATGACATAATCACGGCCCGGCTCTTCGTTGTGGATGAAATTGACAAACCACAAGTGCTCGCGGGATATGTGGTTCAGAACCAGATCGAACAACAATGAAGCCCCATCCGCAAGCGCCTCGATATCGTCCCAATCACCCAATTGAGGATTGACTGACCTGAAGTCGGAAACCGCAAATCCGTCATCTGAGCTGTAAGGGAAAAACGGCAGTATATGGAGCAGATTGAAGACCCCGTCCAGGCGCCGATCAAGAAATGATTTCAAGGCGGCAAGAGGCGTCATGCCAGGGTATTGCACACTATCCCCATAGGTTATAAGGACACAGTCATTTTCGTCCCAGCGTGGCTGACCCCGGCGTTGTCCCTGGCGAAGCTCGATATGCCGCTTGAACAGGTGATGCAGTCTGGGCAGAAGCTGACCAGCCCTCTCTTCACCATACAGCGATTGAAGATGGCCAAGCATGCGTTTATCGAATTGGTCGATGACACTATCCTCTAGTTGCGAACCAACGGATGGTTGAGATGTATTGATCTGCACAGTTTCGGTGCAATACTGATAGGGCAGTTTAAGTGATCACTAACAAAAAAAACTTTTATGGCCTTTAGGTCATAGAGACCGACTATATTCAATATCTCTTAAGTATAAAAGTGTTGATGTATATCAACACATCTCTATAAAACCATCCCTTTATCCTGCTACTTTTAAAGAATAACAATTAAAAAAATCACCCATTGCACACCAAGGAGACCAACATGAGGCTTGAACACACCGACACAGCCAACCGCCCAGATGCGGTCCAGGCTAACAGGACCATAGAAGTAGAGGGTCGACTGATCGCCATCGATGATGAAGGATATCTCCTCGACTTCGACGACTGGAGTCCGGCGGTGACAGAAGCCCTGGCAGAGGCCGATGGTGTAAAACTGACCGATGAACATTGGTTGTTAATCGATTTTCTGCATCGCTTTTACGAAGAGTACGAGATCGCACCGGAGATCCCCATCCTGGCACGCAACCTGTGCAAGGACCAAAACGACTGCCGCTGGACCAAACGCTATATAGAAACCCTGTTTCCCGGCGGCGCAAAGATGGCATGCCGTTTTGCAGGTCTTACGAGACCTGTGGGTCGCAGTTGCCTGTAACTGGATAGCTTTT comes from the Candidatus Thiodiazotropha sp. CDECU1 genome and includes:
- a CDS encoding TRAP transporter permease, which translates into the protein MLYEKLHRIEQIMFDALALGLVLFYSYSAVLEPAATQYHRGIYIIITYMLVFMLYRTPTVWGRVWDYILIAASIGSIGYWILNFEAINYRAGAETELDKWIAVVGVLIGVELARRVVGSVFVIIGAVMLLYGVYGEYAPELISHAGDTFPDLCTSIFYKSDGVFGIMANVLATYIILFVIFGAFLEKSGAQRFFIDFPLAAVGHKIGGPAKVSVIASGLFGSISGSAIANTVSTGAFTIPMMKKAGFRPHVAGGIEPAASIGGMFMPPIMGAGGFIMAELTGVPYSTIMLVAIFPALMYFFSVFVMVHYEAKRFNIVGEKSKESAKEILKKEWFYVLPLVIITIFMLLGYSPGYSAILGVVSCIVVSWFRKDTRIDLKGFLVASRAGAESSLKIGATVGVIGIIIGVLTYSGLVLTFADIVIELADGKLWLTILLIALASLILGMGVPVTAAYLITAVVAVPALTELGVNPIAAHMIVYWLSQDSNITPPVCIAAFAGATIAKANMWKTAFTSFKFAKFLYLGPFLFGYVPGFSLDGSVRDIAVTFILILIGTYGYAWLLSGIWLDWFKKSPVKT
- a CDS encoding universal stress protein, with the protein product MPHRKLPRIGYNKILYVTDLSEEGRLAFPHAASLANIYAAELTVFHVVESREFEKFLEGYFNEELWNEIRNRNVEEAREILVKRKRGDASIKDDVQQFCEDTMENDENESYVTYDVIVDIGEPGDRIVEKAHSGGYDLVVIGKRGRGILRGGLMGDTARRVIRHSKVPVMVIPIEE
- a CDS encoding aldolase catalytic domain-containing protein; the encoded protein is MFREQLKVLDCTIRDGGLINNYHFTDNFVKAVYRAACDSGVDIIELGKKLAVSEEYSHDKFGKWNFCDDDDLKMIIDSHECENPPLVAVMFDIGRVDFSSLKPRDQSPFDMARVACYVPDIDKGLDLVKRSKDMGYETTVNIMACSAAIRSELIEALNQVEETPELDYLYLVDSYGAFYSEQVTDYLNLYKKYAPSKELGFHAHNNQQLAFSNTQQAIIDGVNLLDATINGIGRGAGNCNLELLLNFLKNPKFDVEPIYKAIQEEFVPLRNEIEWGFNDIYGISGHLNQHPRAAMRRRADKENCDRCYDFLIEQSRLDEGIIS
- a CDS encoding DUF2057 family protein codes for the protein MYSTIGKKRDAVGHAQSVDGAAEKLRYRWIKADHEARKDFMSWIIDQRYA
- the phbB gene encoding acetoacetyl-CoA reductase produces the protein MGRVALVTGGTRGIGEAICVALKDAGYTVCANYGGNEEAAKAFTERTGIAAYKFDVSDFDSVEAGIAKIETEIGPVDILVNNAGITRDGTMHKMNFDKWDKVIQTNLASCFNTCHAVINGMRERGFGRIVNVGSVNGQAGQYGQVNYAAAKSGIHGFTKALALEGATKGITVNAVAPGYVATDMVRAVPEDILAKIIKTIPVGRLGEPEDIARSVLFLVADDASFITGSTLSVNGGQHMY